A segment of the Cydia splendana chromosome 16, ilCydSple1.2, whole genome shotgun sequence genome:
tatttaatattatctaAGATTACACCTTTTTCTGCTTCGCATTTGAGCTAACATTATTTGTTTTTTCTAGCCAAGATTGCAAATGCCATCTGTTGACTGACAAATAAAACAAACCATGGATGGTAAAGTAAAATGAACGTCATGGAAATGAATGGACAAAATAAACACATTTTAATGGATATGTGAAGATGACAATACATCTTCGTAATAACCTACCAACATAATTAATGAATCATGTTGGCCCTGAGACTTAACAGATGTCCACAGGGAGGGAAATGTAATCACTGATATAGTTTCACATACTTATTACTGCAACTTATCAACTTCATGAGAGTTAGTTTTGCGAAACGTTGGCACCATTCATAACACATTAACTTTCATGAAAGTGACACAGACAATGcctgcaaataaatattttaactaaAAAACGATATTTTATTAGTCGAAACAATTTCTTAACTATATTTTCATATTTGGTTTGTTTAACTTTTAATTATATTTGGGTATATCTTTACAGATTTCCAGCAAAAGTCTTCAGATCTAAAGTTTCAGAGAACTATCAAAATTTTCAGTTGAGGGAAAGTTGATTTTATGGCTCACCGAAATAATGACGGCCGCAGGGGAAAATCGTTCGAGACATTCAGAACTGAAGAAGTAAAAAATACGAAACATAAGAAAAGATATTACACAGGGGGCTATTCCAGAATGAAAGACTCTGCTGAGTCAAGGACACCACCACTCCCCACCAGCATGCCCACCATGCCAACCATGGAGGAACTCATCAAACAGAGGGAAATATTACaagaagaaataaataaaatatcaaaaaatactGCAGAACattctaaaaacaataaatctaGAACATATGACAAGAAACCAAGAAATACTGAAAATTTTAGAGAACCTCATAAAAAACGTAAAAGTGAAAGTCAAGACAATGAGTTGAAGGTTGAAGGTAAAAAACAACGTAAGCTTGTTGATAGTCCTCCTCATAATTATGATGAGAATTCAGAAGATGAGGAAAATATTATAGAAATCAGAAGAAGACAACGGAAACAACTATTAGAAAAACTAAAATCTGCACATAAAGATCATGCAGAAAACGTAGctcaaaatattattacatcTCATAAAACTTTCAATGATAATAACGAAAATGATCAGGAAGCCATCATAAGACCAGTTAATAAAACTACTAACACTGATGTAACCAAAAAATCGACTGACATGTTTGCGTCAACCGACATGTTTGCCGATGTAGATACTTTTACACCTGATAATGTGCCCGCGGGCGTGACCAAAGATAACAACAATGACAATCCTCAGCTGACCGCTAACTGGGACGACCCTGATGGCTACTACAATATTAGAATTGGTGACGTGTTGAATAACAGATATACTATCAAAGATACTTATGGACAGGGCGTTTTTGCCAACGTAGTGCGCGCTCAAGACAATACTGCCGCAAATACTGACGTAGCCGTAaagataacaagaaataacgaTCTCATGAGGAAAACTGCTTTAAAAGAAATTGCTTTCTTAAAAGAAGTAAATGACGCAGACCCCGATGATAAATATCACTGCGTAAAGCTGTTGCGCCATTTTGTGCATAAAAGTCATTTGTGTCTAGTATTAGAGCCTCTACACATGGATATGCGCGGCGTTATTAAGAAGTATGGTAGACATGGATTAAACTTGAAAGCGTTGGTGAGCTACAGCAGACAGCTTCTCCTAGCGCTGAGACATCTAAAGAAGCTTGATATCATCCACGCCGACATAAAACCAGATAATATCTTGGTAAACGAGAAGAAAAATATCTTGAAGCTGTGCGATTTCGGCTCGGCGGGTAAAGTTCACGATACCGAACCCACGCCTTACCTAGTGTCTAGGTTTTACAGAGCCCCAGAAATCATATTGGGTTTGCCGTACTCACACGGGGTTGACATGTGGTCAACGGCGTGCACGATTTACGAAATGGCGGTAGGAAAAATACTCTTCACAGGCGGCTCGAACAACAAAATGTTGAAATGCTTCATGGACATCAAAGGGAGAATACCAAACAAGATGGCGAGAAAAGGCAAATTTAAAGACCAGCACTTTAACTACAACCATAATTTCCTCCTTCACAAAAAAGATGAAGTTACGGGCAGAGAAAAGGTAGTAGAATACAGCAACATCAAAGTAACTCGAGATTTGGGGAAAGAACTTGGAAGGTCGATAAATGCTGAAAGAAAAGCTACCCAACTCAGAGAATTGCTAGACAAAATGCTTACCTTGGACTCTGCTCTAAGGATATCCCCCACAGATGccttaaaacatatttttatcagAGAAGAAGTGGAAAAATAACGGctaaaaacgaaataaatgcaggaatttaacaaatttatgtaattttatttatttcttaaccGAGGCGAGGATGATAGGTAAAGAGTTATTTTATCAATAGTAGAAGAGGTGTAGTAGTAGTGACCGCTGATATAGATGGCGCTGCATGTCTCCATACATTAACTCTGGTGGTCAAGATTGACGATTTAGTTACCACAAAACATGGcgccgtacagcgccatctaattCTCTATCTACTCCAATCAAATTCTTTTGTTATGCACACTTAAATGGAGGGCACCTATAACTTCATACATTTTTGAGGCCCTTGGCCGCGTCGACTTACGAAATGAGCATCGCTCACTGGCGCGGATGCGTGCGACTGATTTTACCCACAATGGCGCCCGCACGCGTGCGCGTCGCTCATTTCCGCGCAGGGCCTGAGCCATAAAatggtactaccgtacagaaaggacacttcctacaaaaccggactttgacagcgattcagggtcgatcatgatatccctttcggttatttagggttgtcaaaattcaagttattatcttatctgtggtcgtgcacgcaaagggacgtcaagttgtgtcaaccctaataattgctcggagcgctccgagcaatgctgagccgaacggagccgagtttgcccgaagtcaggagtgtctccccactggccaTACCTACCTAGTTCCTTGCTTAGAGGACACATGGGATATTGGAAGGGATAAGgaagtacaaataaaataaaacaaacatatTATGGCCTATACTCTTTATAAATCTCTCTTTGACAAATATTGTTTGCTTACATCTAAATAAAAGTGATTATCCTTGACCCTAAACATCTGACTGCGCAAAATATTCGAAACATCGCGGTCTAAACTATCTACTCTAAATGAGCTCCGACGTTTCGTAATGTATAATGTGAAATAGTTTTTACCCAATAGCTAAAAGCGTGTTTACACTGGGCCAATTGCCACAATATCCTCGGAAAAAGAACAGTGTAAGCTCGCTCTGAACCTTCCAGATCTAAACGTGAGCATGATAGAAGTCCGTCTAAAGCCAACTCTGCATCGACATTAAAGTGACAAAGTGTCACTATACTTAATCGTCATATTTTCACAGGAATTTGACACTTCCACATTCTGCCACTGCAAAGTCTTGTGTAGAATTAGCTTGGTCAGactctatagttcgtttattttagcattaaaaataaggtaaacaatcttgatgtgtatttttattgaaaaacacgttttaaaaataagtcacggcaaatatgtaacaattatgaatctaatacggtcatttatattcttctgcctTCTTAAGTAATCATtactgatttttagggttccgcacccaaagggtaaaacgggaccctattactaagactccgctgtccgtccgtccgtctgtcaccatgcaggctgtatctcgtgatctgtgatagctagacagctgaaattttcacagatgatgtatttctgttgccgctataacaacaaatactaaaaacagaataaaataaagatttaagtggggctcccatacaacaaacgtgatttttgaccgaagttaagcaacgtcgggcggggtcagtacttggatgggtgaccgtttttatagataatggtacggaacccttcgtgtgcgagtccgactcgcacttgcccggtttttaaaaagcgtttttcaactaagacatgtcaagatcgcttaccttctttctaatgctaaaaaagacGAACTATAGGTAAGCTAATTTAAACGTGGGCTCGTGGGTTGTAACCTAAGCTATGGAAAGCACCTACATAAATCAAACGCGGAACCGCTACACGCCCGCGCGCAAACCGTGCCGCGACCGCCCTGTGTTTGCTAAAAGTGAAATTTGAATCAATGTGGCCCACAGCCGCCACAGTCAACGCAATTGTCAATACGCACGAATCCACGTTCAAACCACCTCCACCTGCTCACTCGCTAATTAAGTCTAGCGGAGCCTTTATTTTGCGCAAACCAAATAGAAATCACCAACCTTAAATCCTCTACTTCTAATACAATAGATTCAATATTCGAGATTACTAcaataaacagaaaaaaaattagaaaactcaacaaaaaataaattagtaggCATACCATCACAGTACAATATAAAACCAATTGGCATCAATCACAATACACGTTACAGCACTATCTTAGCGAAACTAGACAATTTACAAGATACCTTATCAACGACGAAAAGCATACTTACTTCCCTCTTACACTTAATAATTTTCTTGAAATCTTGAAAGAGACGGACGCTTTCCATCGGCGATAAACGTTACCGTACTAAAGAAATATAGATACATAAATATTCTGCAGTATTCGTTGAAATTATTTGGCATGAACTTGGACAAAATAATCCATTCAAATCTCGACTCAAAATGTCACTACAAAAAGAGTCGATTTTCCGTACAAACTGTAATTTCGTTCATCTGAAATAATTTCAATCATACAATCATTTTATAAAATTCTGCACCAGTTTAATAGCAATGTTAAAATGTTATTCGTGGATATGAGATTATAGTAAATGGCTTGTGATAATGTGAATTGTTACTCTGTCTATTCTATTTTGACTTTATGTTACTATATATGACTCTGGCTAGAGCTAAAATACTGGACCTTAGGATATCTTAGGGTTTATACAAGTAGAATCAGTGTCGTGACTTTAAATAAAGTTACACTGGGCTCACTTTTAAGATTAATGAAACGAAAAAATCAGAATTAGATGAGTTTCGGTGGTCTTTAGTTATTTTTGTCAGGACAAATGCTTATTTTAGAACATAATACCTAGTCAAAAGTTCAAAACGGCTTTTGATAGTA
Coding sequences within it:
- the LOC134798280 gene encoding serine/threonine-protein kinase PRP4 homolog, coding for MAHRNNDGRRGKSFETFRTEEVKNTKHKKRYYTGGYSRMKDSAESRTPPLPTSMPTMPTMEELIKQREILQEEINKISKNTAEHSKNNKSRTYDKKPRNTENFREPHKKRKSESQDNELKVEGKKQRKLVDSPPHNYDENSEDEENIIEIRRRQRKQLLEKLKSAHKDHAENVAQNIITSHKTFNDNNENDQEAIIRPVNKTTNTDVTKKSTDMFASTDMFADVDTFTPDNVPAGVTKDNNNDNPQLTANWDDPDGYYNIRIGDVLNNRYTIKDTYGQGVFANVVRAQDNTAANTDVAVKITRNNDLMRKTALKEIAFLKEVNDADPDDKYHCVKLLRHFVHKSHLCLVLEPLHMDMRGVIKKYGRHGLNLKALVSYSRQLLLALRHLKKLDIIHADIKPDNILVNEKKNILKLCDFGSAGKVHDTEPTPYLVSRFYRAPEIILGLPYSHGVDMWSTACTIYEMAVGKILFTGGSNNKMLKCFMDIKGRIPNKMARKGKFKDQHFNYNHNFLLHKKDEVTGREKVVEYSNIKVTRDLGKELGRSINAERKATQLRELLDKMLTLDSALRISPTDALKHIFIREEVEK